GGTAAGGGTCAACACGGTCTGAGACGCCCATTGCCTTTGCCGTATTATTAGTCAGCATCATAATGCCGCGTACCCCGGTCGGAGAGACTGCATTGGCATCCAAGTGCGACTCTTGATAACCCATGGCAACCAAAAGCTCCCAATCATGATTGTAGTTGCGCGCTTGTTCTTCAAACGAAGACTGATAATCAGGCAGCTTTTCTGTCAGTGTGGTCTTGAAATGGTCTTGACTATAGGCATCTTTTAATAAGTCTTGATTATAAAAGGCGGCTAGCTTTTGAGTGTTATCAAGCTTGATGCTATCACATAAAAAATAGCTGGCTTTTTGTGACAATGGATCATTGGCAGAATTAAACGTCCAGCTTACTTTAGGATGCAAGCCATTTTTGGTCAAACTGGCATCATAACCACAGCTGACATTAATAGAAGACAAATTCAGCTGGCTTTTTAATTGGGTGCTGGCCGTGGTCAATGCCATATCCGCATCGCCTGACTGTAACGCTCTTAGCGCAGCTTCCTCATCAGCATAAGCTTTGAGAGTGACTTTTACCCCAAGCTCATCAGCATAGTTACGCACTAAGTCGTAACCAAAGCCATGTTGGAAGCCATCGGTCGCAAAATAAGTGCTATCGCCTGGAACAGCAGCGATGGTCAAGGTCTTCTCCAGCATAACATGGTCATAAGCTGGTACTTGGTTATTCATGGTCGTCAAACTCTCAGCAGGGAGTGAAAGTAGGGCGATGCTTGAGATTTGCGCCAATTTCTTGGTTTTGGCGAAACGAGTGACTTTGATAGATGCAATAGCTGGAACGATGTTACTTTCGGTGTTTAGCAAGCGTTTAGATGGACGCAATATATATGAGATACGGCGTTTAGCCCCTCGCGCAGATGCTTTCGCACGATAAGTAATTCGCTGCATGGATGTCTCCTAATTTTAGCCATCCTACTTACCATAAAAATACGTGCTCATTTATGCCAATATCAGCAGCATAAATAGCAGTGCATTTTAAATACTATAAAATTTACATACTTATTGAGCATATAAATCTCATAACATCTCGTTTAAATATAGCCGTACAGTCTCAGCTGGCAACCTTATAGCAAGGGGTGTAAGAGCATAAAAAAGCACTTTAATACCTGATTGCTAAAAAAAGGCTGCAAAACACCGCAAAGGCGCTAAATCAGATGATTCCTTCATCAATGATAGACTTGGCTATGATTGGAACTATTTAAAAGACATTATTTAAAAGACACTTTAAAACATCGGTAAGGTCATGAATAAATTATTGGAAAAACGTGGCGTGAGCAGGATATGCTCAGAGTTGTTACGCTGGTATGAATAATTAAATACTCTGACTATGTTAAGAGTAAATGGTCACTCATACCGTTTATCCAGCAATAAAGACAAGCAAGTTAATCTGTCTGATAAATAAGACTGATCAATAAAAGCCAATGGTTAAAAAACCATCAGGTAGTTTGCTGTACCGCTATTGCGACATTAAAATAGAAAATATCATCTTACTCAAGAATATATAAGCCGAGGTGATATTGTATTGATCGCTGTTTATATCCCTATTAAAAAAGTAAAAATAATAGGATTTTAGACCTCAATCATCATTTTAGTGCCATAACCGGAAGCTGTAATAATGGGGAGTCTCATGACAAGACATTCTTTCTACAGATAGTAATATGCAGATATTCATCTGATTATTCAAGTGTGGTTAAGAAAATTGCGATAAAACTTAACAATAGCACTATAGACGGTAATAATTTAGCCTGTTTTCTGTCGCATAATTTCGATTTAGTGAATATAAGTTCGTTCTGTTACTGGCCAAAATAAAAAAGGCAGGTAAGCAAAAATCTGCTTACCTGTCTTTTTTAGGAGAAAAATAAGTTTCTGCTGCTTAAGCAGGATTATCGATATCGATAAATGTCACTGGTAAGTCAAACTGTTGAGCAACAATCCTACCTAAAGCTTCAATGCCGCCGCGTTCTGTTGCATGATGTCCGCAAGCAAAATAATCAATGCCAAGCTCACGGGCAATATGAGTCGTACGTTCTGATATTTCACCAGAAATAAACGCATCACAGCCCATTAATGATGCTTGCTCAATCATATCTTGTGCGCCGCCCGTACAGATACCAATCCGTTCAATTAACCTATTACTGGTATGAGTATCGACGTTATACTCAGCGGCAATATGTAATGGCATGCGCCCCAATGCTTGAGTAATTTGAGCGATAAGGCTTTGAGCACTCTGTACGGTGCAAATGGCAATATTACCAACCGGATGAGTCTCAGCAGGATACAGTGCCTCGATGATGGTCATGTCTAACGCCGCCGCCAATGTGGCATTGTTACCAATGATGGGATGGGCATCGAGTGGTAGGTGATAGCCGATCAAGGAGATACCATGTTGCATAAGCTTGCGAATACGCTGACCTTTCATACCAGTCAATGGAGCAGGTTCACCTTTCCAAAAATAGCCGTGATGTACCATGATTGCATCAGCATTATCTGCAATGGCGGCATCAATCAATGCTTCACAGGCAGTCACACCAGTGACAATACGCTTAATAGGCCGACCGCCATCTACTTGTAGACCATTCGGTGCATAATCTTTAAAGGCATTCGCTGATAAGTAATCATCGCAAAATTCAGTTAAGGAGTGTGCAGTAATGATAGTATTTGATGATGTGATTAAGACATCGTGCGTACTCATAGTATTCCCTTATCAATGTTTCAATTAATAATTGCAGTAGCTCAAGTATTTATAAATAATGAATTATTTCTCGTAATCACCATTTTAACATGATGTGGCAAAAGAATAGACAAGCCCAATAACTGAAACGGTACACGATGCGCTACCATTGTATTATGAGGACAGCTATAATTTACACATGTGAAAGTGCCTTATATCAAGGCGTACGCCTGATATGGCTTAATACCGATTGTCCATGTGAAATTATAGAGGTTTTTATATGTCGTCATCCCCGAATGCCGAGAACAAGGCTGGTCTCTTAAAGTGGTTACCTTGGGTTTTACTGCTATTGGTCACAGCTGCCTTTATTTGGTTATTTGTGAGTATGAAGACAGCATCGGAGGCAAAATGGGAGCCGCCAAAGACCACACCTGCTGAGCAGCAAGCTTCCGAGCCGGTATCGGACTCACCAACGCCTATCGCCTCTTATCATAATGGTGTGGCTCGAGCCTCCCAGTCTGTGGTCAATATCTATACCACGCAGACGATGGCAGAACATCCTTATATGAACGATCCGGTGTTGCGCCGGTTTTTTGAATATCATGGCGCGCCGTCAGAAGAGCAAGGCAATACCAACCTAGGTTCAGGCGTTATCGTGTCGGATGATGGTTATATCGTCACCAATGCCCATGTGATTGAAAAAGCCGATGAAATTACCGTTGCGTTTAATGATGGTCGTAAAAGCCGTGCAAAATTAATTGGCACAGACCCAGATAGTGATTTGGCAGTGATTAAAGTCGATATGACTGGGCTTACACCATTAGGCTTTCGTGAAAAACCAACGCTTGTCGGCGATGTAGCACTAGCGATTGGTAATCCATTTGGTGTCGGTCAAACCGTTACCCAAGGTATTATTTCAGCGACTGGACGTACAGGGCTTGGCGTTAATAAGTTTGAAGACTTTATTCAAACTGATGCGGCTATCAATCCGGGTAACTCGGGCGGCGCATTGGTTGATGCACGTGGTGAGCTGATTGGTATCAATACTGCCATCTACTCACGCTCTGGTGGCTCTATGGGTATTGGATTTGCTATTCCCACCGCTATCGTTGAGCAAGTGATGAATGCTCTGATCAAAGATGGCAAGGTCAGTCGTGGTTGGCTGGGTATTGAGATACAATCGCAGCTGAGAGATCCGACACAGCTCGAATCATCAACAGGCGTAGAGGTACTTAACGTGGTTCCTAAGAGCCCAGCTGCTAAGAGCGGTCTAAAAGTTGGCGATATTGTTTTGACCATTGATGGGGTTGAGATGACTGATGCCAATACCTTGATTCAGTATGTCGCTCGTAAAGCACCTAATACCACGCTGCATGCTCAAATCTTACGTCAAGGTAAAAATGCGCAAGTGAAGATATTGCTAGAGGAGCGTCCAGTTGAAGAGCCAGTCACCGTTCCTGTTGTGATTCAAGATGAAACGCTTGGCGGTGCGCAGCCACCAACGCTACAAGCGCCAGAACAAGACACCCCTATGATGTCAGAGGCTGAACGTGACCGTATGCGTGAAGAGCTTTTATTACTGTTCGAAAGAGATGGTGCACCTTTGTAAAGAGAGTGTTTACCGATTCTCTGATCTCTAAGAGCAATAACAAAAAGCGCACTATCTATAAGATAGCGCGCTTTTTTAATAAGTTTTGATTGATCGAATAGTTAATAATTTATTGATTTAGCAGCTACTTTTCTATCAGCTCATGATTGACATAAATCACGCCTTGTACTCTACAGCAGCAAGGTAGGATTTCATCTTTTTCAATCATGGCTAAGGGCTCAAAAGGATAATCAATAACGTGTGAGCTGGCGATACGCTTGATGCGGCAGCTGCCACAATAACCTTCCTTACATTGATAATTGATATCATGTCCGGTGCGTAGCAATCCATCAAGCAAGCTTTCGTCATCATGCAAGTAAAATTGCTTCTTACTCGTCATTACCCAAGTCATAGTTTTATCCTATCTTTTTATAATATGGTCAATCCTAAATAAAATAAGTACAATTATTATAACGTGCTACTGGGATAAATTTTACTTGCTTGCTGTGCCTACGCAGACAGAGGCTGCGCAAAACTTATCCCAGCAGCACTACACTTATTCTATGATGAATCGACTATATTAAAAGCTCAATCTTGAAAAACTATCTTCTACAACTCAAAATCATCAAAATCGCTGTCTGATAAGTCTGAATCAATCTGACCGACCAAGTACGAGCTAATCTCTGTTTCTTGCGGGGCAACTTGTACGTTGTCAGACGACAACCACGTGTTAATCCATGGAATCGGATTTGATTTAGAGTTCGGGAATGCGACTGGTAAGCCAACCGCTTCCATACGTAAATTGGTGATGTATTCGATATATTGGCAAAGAATGTCTTTATTCAGCCCAATCATCGAACCGTCTTTGAACAGATAGCCTGCCCATTCTTTTTCTTGCTCAGCTGCTTTACGGAATATCTCGATGCTTTCTTCGTAGCATTCTTTAGCGATATCGACCATCTCCGGATCATCACGACCGATGCGCATGAGGTTAAGGATATGCTGAGTACCTGTTAAATGTAGCGCCTCATCACGAGCGATCAATTTAATAATCTTGGCATTACCTTCCATTAGCTTACGCTCAGCAAAGGCAAATGAGCAAGCAAATGATACATAAAAGCGAATGGCTTCTAGGACATTGACTGCCATCAAGCACAAATAAAGCTGCTTTTTCAGTGATTTTAAATCGATGGTAATTTGCTTACCATTGATCGTATGCGTGCCTGCACCGTATAGGTTATATAGCGATGAGCTGTAATACAAATCATCATAATACTTAGCGATGTCCGCCGCGCGCCCTAGGATGTGCTCGTTTTGCATGATGTCATCAAAGACGATAGCAGGGTCATTGATAATATTACGAATGATATGGGTATAGCTGCGCGAGTGAATGGTTTCAGAAAACGTCCACGTCTCAATCCAAGTCTCAAGTTCAGGGATAGACACGAGCGGCAATAGCACCACGTTTGGGCTACGGCCTTGGATAGAGTCGAGTAGGGTCTGGTATTTGAGGTTACTCAAAAATATATGCTGCTCATGCGAAGACAGGTTGCCAAAGTCCATACGATCTTTTGATACATCAACTTCTTCTGGACGCCAAAAGAACGACAACTGCTTTTCAATCAGCTGCTCAAAGATAGGGTGCTTTTGTTGGTCGTAACGCGCCACGTTGACCGGATTACCAAAAAACATCGGCTCTGTTAGCGCATTGTTTGGCGTTTGGGAAAAAATCGAATAAGTCATGGGACTGCCTTTATCATTGATATGGTTATTAAGTTATAGGGTTTTGACTAGATTTGGTTTGAT
The window above is part of the Psychrobacter cryohalolentis K5 genome. Proteins encoded here:
- the yfaE gene encoding class I ribonucleotide reductase maintenance protein YfaE is translated as MTWVMTSKKQFYLHDDESLLDGLLRTGHDINYQCKEGYCGSCRIKRIASSHVIDYPFEPLAMIEKDEILPCCCRVQGVIYVNHELIEK
- a CDS encoding Nif3-like dinuclear metal center hexameric protein, producing the protein MSTHDVLITSSNTIITAHSLTEFCDDYLSANAFKDYAPNGLQVDGGRPIKRIVTGVTACEALIDAAIADNADAIMVHHGYFWKGEPAPLTGMKGQRIRKLMQHGISLIGYHLPLDAHPIIGNNATLAAALDMTIIEALYPAETHPVGNIAICTVQSAQSLIAQITQALGRMPLHIAAEYNVDTHTSNRLIERIGICTGGAQDMIEQASLMGCDAFISGEISERTTHIARELGIDYFACGHHATERGGIEALGRIVAQQFDLPVTFIDIDNPA
- the nrdB gene encoding class Ia ribonucleoside-diphosphate reductase subunit beta, producing the protein MTYSIFSQTPNNALTEPMFFGNPVNVARYDQQKHPIFEQLIEKQLSFFWRPEEVDVSKDRMDFGNLSSHEQHIFLSNLKYQTLLDSIQGRSPNVVLLPLVSIPELETWIETWTFSETIHSRSYTHIIRNIINDPAIVFDDIMQNEHILGRAADIAKYYDDLYYSSSLYNLYGAGTHTINGKQITIDLKSLKKQLYLCLMAVNVLEAIRFYVSFACSFAFAERKLMEGNAKIIKLIARDEALHLTGTQHILNLMRIGRDDPEMVDIAKECYEESIEIFRKAAEQEKEWAGYLFKDGSMIGLNKDILCQYIEYITNLRMEAVGLPVAFPNSKSNPIPWINTWLSSDNVQVAPQETEISSYLVGQIDSDLSDSDFDDFEL
- a CDS encoding transglycosylase SLT domain-containing protein, giving the protein MQRITYRAKASARGAKRRISYILRPSKRLLNTESNIVPAIASIKVTRFAKTKKLAQISSIALLSLPAESLTTMNNQVPAYDHVMLEKTLTIAAVPGDSTYFATDGFQHGFGYDLVRNYADELGVKVTLKAYADEEAALRALQSGDADMALTTASTQLKSQLNLSSINVSCGYDASLTKNGLHPKVSWTFNSANDPLSQKASYFLCDSIKLDNTQKLAAFYNQDLLKDAYSQDHFKTTLTEKLPDYQSSFEEQARNYNHDWELLVAMGYQESHLDANAVSPTGVRGIMMLTNNTAKAMGVSDRVDPYQSIGGGARYLEQMKTDFADVPKTDRIWFALAAYNMGPNAVKGIQRKLSAKGIDDKSWANIYAYLSDNKASNSRYGQAMHYVSNIRSYLETIKTATV
- a CDS encoding S1C family serine protease — encoded protein: MSSSPNAENKAGLLKWLPWVLLLLVTAAFIWLFVSMKTASEAKWEPPKTTPAEQQASEPVSDSPTPIASYHNGVARASQSVVNIYTTQTMAEHPYMNDPVLRRFFEYHGAPSEEQGNTNLGSGVIVSDDGYIVTNAHVIEKADEITVAFNDGRKSRAKLIGTDPDSDLAVIKVDMTGLTPLGFREKPTLVGDVALAIGNPFGVGQTVTQGIISATGRTGLGVNKFEDFIQTDAAINPGNSGGALVDARGELIGINTAIYSRSGGSMGIGFAIPTAIVEQVMNALIKDGKVSRGWLGIEIQSQLRDPTQLESSTGVEVLNVVPKSPAAKSGLKVGDIVLTIDGVEMTDANTLIQYVARKAPNTTLHAQILRQGKNAQVKILLEERPVEEPVTVPVVIQDETLGGAQPPTLQAPEQDTPMMSEAERDRMREELLLLFERDGAPL